One genomic region from Candidatus Neomarinimicrobiota bacterium encodes:
- a CDS encoding ABC transporter permease: MNETITTIPFSSLVLVFLPVAVVIGLLHTWSLEWKNAIYAILRMLIQLLLIGYFLSYIFESEDASITVGVLSVMVFAASWIALGSIQHKRRAFYQFALLSILVGGGLTLLLVTQFVLQLDPWFMPRYMIPLAGMIFASSMNGVSLAAERLESEMTRDVSYFKARGIALRAALIPITNSLFAVGLVSLPGMMTGQILSGISPLIAVRYQIMVMCMIFSAVGFSTAMFLMLIKPQLSELASEE, translated from the coding sequence ATGAATGAAACCATAACAACCATCCCCTTTTCTAGCCTTGTGTTGGTTTTCCTTCCGGTTGCAGTCGTTATAGGCCTTCTGCATACATGGTCTTTAGAATGGAAAAATGCCATTTATGCGATACTCAGAATGTTGATCCAATTACTGTTAATCGGCTATTTCCTATCTTACATTTTCGAATCTGAAGATGCTTCCATAACGGTGGGCGTTTTATCGGTGATGGTTTTTGCAGCTAGCTGGATCGCCCTTGGGTCCATCCAACATAAAAGAAGGGCGTTTTACCAATTTGCCCTTTTATCTATATTGGTTGGAGGCGGCTTAACATTGCTTTTGGTAACTCAATTCGTTTTACAATTGGATCCTTGGTTTATGCCCCGCTACATGATTCCTCTAGCCGGAATGATTTTCGCCAGCTCTATGAATGGCGTGAGCCTTGCTGCGGAACGGTTAGAATCAGAAATGACTAGGGATGTGAGCTATTTTAAAGCCCGGGGAATTGCCTTGAGAGCAGCATTGATTCCCATCACTAATTCTCTTTTTGCAGTAGGCTTGGTGTCTCTGCCGGGGATGATGACCGGCCAAATTTTATCAGGGATTTCTCCTCTCATTGCAGTTCGGTATCAAATTATGGTAATGTGCATGATCTTTAGTGCTGTTGGGTTTTCAACCGCCATGTTTTTAATGCTGATAAAACCACAATTATCTGAGTTAGCGTCAGAAGAATGA
- a CDS encoding DUF971 domain-containing protein, with the protein MAQEKKINHYEVVNNYLLIKWDDESEAMIELTSLRDACPCANCAGEKDVFGTVYKGPETEKSDTSYQLIGIESVGYYGLRPLWGDKHSTGIFSSETLEILTT; encoded by the coding sequence ATGGCGCAAGAAAAAAAGATCAATCATTATGAGGTTGTAAATAATTATTTACTTATTAAGTGGGATGATGAATCCGAAGCGATGATTGAATTAACATCATTGCGAGACGCCTGTCCGTGCGCAAACTGTGCCGGTGAAAAGGATGTTTTCGGAACCGTGTACAAAGGTCCGGAAACAGAAAAATCAGACACAAGCTACCAACTTATCGGTATTGAGTCCGTTGGATACTACGGTCTTCGTCCGCTCTGGGGAGATAAACACAGTACAGGCATTTTTTCATCTGAAACGCTGGAAATTCTCACCACATGA
- a CDS encoding cold-shock protein, with the protein MQEGKVKFFNQMKNFGFITGDDGKDYFVHSSSLAEGIYIREGDKVSFEVEDGERGPKAEKVELID; encoded by the coding sequence ATGCAAGAAGGAAAAGTAAAGTTTTTCAATCAAATGAAAAACTTTGGTTTTATCACCGGTGATGACGGCAAAGATTACTTTGTCCACTCCAGTTCTCTGGCAGAAGGAATTTATATTCGCGAAGGCGATAAAGTTTCTTTTGAAGTCGAAGACGGTGAAAGAGGACCGAAAGCAGAAAAGGTTGAACTAATAGACTAA
- a CDS encoding universal stress protein, translating to MSYNTILVALCGRGDEADVIGQAVTIAEMNHANLIAVHVNEPHAGEMSMMMDSPGRKLDEEDIRERFRAGGFNEMADKVVVEIISDERISKILTKMTEDADLLVLGHRRMSTFKSNLMDSIDEGIVNHAKCPVLVVPK from the coding sequence ATGAGTTATAATACTATTCTAGTAGCATTGTGCGGTCGAGGCGACGAAGCGGATGTAATCGGGCAAGCTGTTACAATCGCCGAAATGAATCATGCAAACCTTATCGCAGTTCATGTGAATGAACCTCACGCCGGAGAAATGTCCATGATGATGGACAGTCCGGGCCGCAAATTGGATGAAGAAGATATTCGGGAGAGATTTCGGGCTGGCGGCTTTAATGAGATGGCAGATAAAGTGGTTGTCGAAATAATAAGCGATGAGAGAATTTCGAAAATCCTCACCAAAATGACAGAAGATGCTGATTTGCTTGTGCTCGGCCACAGGCGGATGAGTACCTTTAAATCAAATCTAATGGATTCTATTGATGAAGGCATTGTGAATCACGCAAAATGTCCCGTTCTGGTAGTCCCCAAGTAA
- a CDS encoding ArsB/NhaD family transporter, with the protein MDILVEFKLVLIPIVVFLVVYAAITFELVNKAVAAMSGVSVLVLLHVVGEHQAVELIDMETIMLLTGMMIIVSILRLSGFFTIVSVKIAEVTQGSPTRILVLFSIVTALMSAFLDNVTTVLIIIPIIIELTRGMGLDPKKYVLSQALISNIGGTATLIGDPPNIIIGSKVGLTFNQFMFNLAPLVVIVFIIILFALWISNRDEYKPINTNLTKLLTVQLLMEKIRFEFMNIRIDRSMMHKGLMCLFLAIALFMTQTITKLAPGVVALSVAMLLFIISKADVEYVLEEVEWSTLMFFAGLFILVGVLEETGVIEWIAHHVFVKVGDNPYIAVLMVLWVSGIISGFLDNIPFTITMIPIIHLMLETNPIPNNILWWALAFGACFGGNITMIGSSANIVSIGIAKKHGVNISFMDFMKTGAWVTFISLSLASIYLTFFLWMSL; encoded by the coding sequence ATGGATATTTTGGTCGAATTCAAATTGGTTTTAATCCCAATTGTAGTTTTCTTAGTCGTTTACGCGGCAATTACATTTGAGTTGGTAAATAAAGCTGTTGCCGCGATGTCTGGTGTGTCGGTGTTGGTTTTGCTTCATGTTGTTGGTGAACACCAAGCAGTTGAACTGATAGATATGGAAACCATCATGCTGCTCACCGGTATGATGATCATTGTCAGTATATTGAGACTTTCCGGGTTTTTTACCATTGTATCGGTGAAAATTGCAGAAGTTACTCAGGGTAGCCCAACCCGCATTCTTGTTTTGTTCTCTATCGTAACCGCTTTAATGTCGGCATTTTTAGATAATGTGACTACCGTTCTCATTATCATCCCCATTATCATTGAACTGACTCGAGGTATGGGATTAGATCCTAAAAAATATGTCTTAAGCCAAGCACTCATTTCAAATATCGGTGGAACAGCCACCTTAATTGGGGATCCACCTAATATCATCATTGGGTCCAAAGTCGGCCTTACGTTTAACCAGTTTATGTTCAATCTTGCACCGCTTGTTGTGATTGTATTTATCATTATTCTTTTTGCATTATGGATCAGCAATCGGGATGAATACAAACCCATTAACACCAACCTAACTAAACTGCTTACGGTACAGCTTTTGATGGAAAAAATCCGCTTTGAATTTATGAATATTCGCATAGATCGAAGTATGATGCATAAAGGATTAATGTGTCTTTTTCTTGCCATTGCATTGTTTATGACGCAGACCATTACAAAACTTGCGCCGGGAGTGGTGGCCCTTTCGGTTGCGATGCTTCTGTTTATTATATCTAAAGCAGATGTCGAATATGTGCTTGAAGAAGTGGAGTGGTCCACGCTCATGTTTTTTGCAGGACTTTTTATTTTAGTTGGTGTTTTGGAAGAAACTGGCGTAATAGAATGGATTGCGCATCATGTGTTTGTAAAAGTGGGGGACAATCCTTATATAGCGGTCTTAATGGTGCTTTGGGTTTCAGGAATTATTTCCGGATTTTTAGATAATATTCCCTTCACAATTACAATGATTCCAATTATTCATTTGATGCTGGAAACCAATCCAATCCCCAACAACATTTTATGGTGGGCGCTTGCTTTTGGCGCCTGCTTCGGTGGGAATATTACCATGATTGGATCTTCGGCGAATATTGTTTCAATTGGGATTGCTAAAAAACATGGTGTCAATATCAGTTTTATGGATTTTATGAAAACCGGGGCATGGGTGACCTTTATTTCGCTTTCATTAGCATCAATTTATTTAACTTTTTTCCTGTGGATGTCACTATGA
- a CDS encoding DUF3228 family protein: MIQKPVTVAVNDFVRRQIKGSGKTYSPTMSFEEIANVAQEHLHNGNYREGYRDGVRIISVRSEFNQSFVCPFIKLEKSSILNATVVKRRPEEEPYIQIRATKGKPLLTGKVELILYRHDVLAENKEHSTEEDWELISMHALPKGVEKLPMGPVTMMRNQLELAGGTKAHYSSEEWAEAVRFWQQYAALEI; this comes from the coding sequence ATGATACAAAAACCAGTTACAGTTGCCGTAAATGATTTTGTCCGAAGACAAATAAAAGGCTCAGGCAAAACCTATTCCCCGACAATGAGTTTTGAAGAAATCGCAAATGTGGCACAAGAACATTTACACAACGGGAATTACAGAGAAGGATATCGGGATGGTGTTCGAATCATTTCTGTTCGCAGTGAATTTAATCAATCCTTCGTCTGCCCTTTTATTAAACTGGAAAAATCTTCAATTCTAAATGCAACCGTAGTAAAGAGAAGACCGGAAGAAGAACCCTACATCCAAATTCGCGCAACCAAGGGTAAGCCACTACTAACGGGAAAAGTGGAACTAATCCTATACCGTCATGATGTTTTAGCGGAAAACAAGGAACACTCGACTGAAGAAGATTGGGAATTAATCAGCATGCATGCGCTACCGAAAGGCGTAGAAAAATTACCGATGGGTCCTGTGACCATGATGAGAAACCAGCTTGAACTTGCCGGCGGAACCAAAGCACATTATTCATCGGAAGAATGGGCAGAAGCGGTACGGTTTTGGCAGCAATACGCTGCTTTGGAAATCTAG
- a CDS encoding T9SS type A sorting domain-containing protein, protein MHRIIIITLILLLPLFGQDPTTYSGSLSFNYSGLGGNGTFSGDFSVDTTSGAGAIQFADEDTTTLIISAFQPAGDDSVDIFLILLRDTTGDGITDATFPIFNPEDPFPSMILLENIDSVFAADLFSILPDSSDIVNPDSINTDSLLAEILTLLVNNAYVNVSGGITFATSDSDSVAGSFNGLVTPTNIFYAKTITNGQFNLYPAEIPIDLAVQPESQVIPRQFEIQTIAPNPFNPSTTIIFSVNEKTFITLDIVDVTGAHVQRLSNGSYQPGTHSIVWHPQNQSAGLYFALLSSSSGIATRKILFLK, encoded by the coding sequence ATGCATAGAATCATCATCATAACTTTAATTTTATTGCTTCCCTTGTTTGGGCAAGACCCAACTACCTATTCTGGATCTCTATCATTTAATTATAGCGGCCTTGGCGGCAATGGAACGTTCTCCGGTGATTTTAGCGTGGACACTACTTCGGGTGCCGGAGCGATTCAATTTGCGGATGAAGATACAACCACTCTTATTATCAGTGCTTTTCAGCCAGCCGGCGACGATTCGGTAGATATTTTTCTAATTTTACTGAGAGATACAACCGGGGATGGAATAACGGACGCTACTTTTCCGATATTTAATCCTGAGGATCCGTTTCCATCCATGATTTTGTTAGAAAATATTGATTCCGTATTTGCGGCAGATTTATTCAGCATTTTGCCTGATTCCTCAGATATCGTTAATCCGGATTCCATTAATACAGATAGCCTTTTAGCTGAGATACTTACTCTTTTAGTTAACAACGCTTACGTCAATGTCAGCGGAGGTATTACGTTTGCCACTTCCGATTCGGATTCTGTGGCGGGATCTTTTAACGGTCTCGTTACTCCGACCAATATTTTTTATGCTAAAACTATTACCAATGGACAATTCAATCTTTATCCGGCGGAAATACCAATAGATTTGGCCGTGCAACCTGAATCTCAGGTTATCCCAAGACAATTTGAGATACAAACCATTGCCCCGAACCCGTTTAATCCATCCACAACCATAATATTCTCAGTCAACGAGAAAACGTTTATTACACTTGATATTGTTGATGTTACCGGCGCTCATGTTCAAAGATTGTCTAATGGTTCTTATCAGCCCGGGACACACTCAATTGTCTGGCATCCTCAAAATCAGTCAGCCGGATTATATTTTGCGTTGCTTTCATCTTCTTCCGGCATCGCTACACGGAAAATCCTGTTCCTGAAATAA